From the genome of Spinacia oleracea cultivar Varoflay chromosome 2, BTI_SOV_V1, whole genome shotgun sequence, one region includes:
- the LOC110790237 gene encoding multicopper oxidase LPR1, with translation MIDLQSGGYVNMENNTRVNSQNLISWNKLKMFVDELPDIPKLYGYKVVGGKAVPTYLKIGMFQKNWKFHRDLPATPVFAYGTSKKKATVPGPTIEALNGVDTYIRWENNLPKKHILPWDPTIPTAIPRGQDGVPTVVHLHGGIDEPESDGHGHAWFTNGFKDRGARWSKKTYHYHNQQQPGNMWYHDHAMGLTRANLLAGLIGSYIIRQPQVEDALKLPSGDSFDKVMVVCDRDFYRNGSLFMNSTGNNPNIHPEWQPEYFGNVIVVNGKAWPYMVVQRRKYRFRIINTSNARFFRFYLSNGLSFIHIGSDSAYLDRPTLSKSTLVAPSEISDVIIDFSKSKSNSAVLANDAVYPFPSGDPVNDANSKVMKFIIKKQRVDDPAHIPKWLIKYPSPNLSTASRTRYISMYEYTSPSDEPTHLFINGLSFDAPVTEFAKVGSSEIWYVINLTEDNHPLHVHLGLFKVLEQTKLLDFDKFKDCMANKNNAERCNVHKHARGKKLDVTKHERGWKNVFKMWPGYATKIYVRFSYIHTNASYPFDATKDPGYVYHCHILDHEDNVMMRPFKLVN, from the exons ATGATCGATCTTCAAAGTGGTGGATATGTCAACATGGAAAATAATACGA GGGTTAATTCCCAGAATTTAATAAGTTGGAACAAACTGAAGATGTTTGTTGATGAACTTCCTGATATACCCAAattatatgggtataaagttgtTGGTGGAAAAGCTGTTCCGACTTATTTGAAAATTGGCATGTTCCAAAAGAATTGG AAATTTCATAGAGACCTTCCAGCAACACCGGTATTTGCCTATGGTACATCAAAGAAGAAGGCAACAGTTCCAGGGCCAACAATTGAGGCACTaaatggtgtagacacctacataAGATGGGAAAATAATCTTCCTAAGAAGCACATCCTTCCGTGGGACCCAACCATACCTACGGCGATCCCACGGGGTCAAGACGGGGTCCCCACGGTGGTGCACCTTCACGGTGGGATAGACGAGCCTGAAAGTGATGGTCATGGACATGCTTGGTTTACTAATGGTTTTAAAGATAGAGGAGCTCGTTGGAGTAAGAAAACATACCATTATCATAATCAACAACAACCAGGAAACATGTGGTACCATGATCATGCAATGGGGTTGACTAGGGCTAATCTTTTGGCTGGATTGATTGGTTCTTATATTATTCGACAACCACAAGTTGAGGATGCTCTTAAATTGCCTTCCGGTGACAGTTTTGATAAGGTTATGGTTGTTTGTGATAGGGATTTCTATAGGAATGGATCTCTTTTCATGAATAGCACTG GAAACAACCCAAACATACACCCGGAATGGCAACCAGAATATTTCGGGAATGTGATAGTAGTAAACGGGAAGGCATGGCCATACATGGTGGTTCAACGTCGGAAATACCGGTTTCGAATTATTAACACTAGTAACGCTCGATTTTTCAGATTCTACCTAAGCAATGGGCTTTCATTCATTCATATAGGATCCGATTCAGCTTATCTGGATCGACCCACATTGAGTAAGTCCACATTGGTGGCTCCCTCTGAGATATCGGACGTGATTATCGACTTTTCGAAATCTAAATCCAACTCTGCTGTGCTTGCTAATGATGCtgtttatccttttccatcaG GGGACCCGGTAAATGATGCAAACAGCAAGGTGATGAAGTTCATAATAAAGAAACAACGTGTGGATGATCCGGCCCATATACCAAAATGGCTAATAAAATATCCATCACCAAACTTATCCACTGCTTCACGGACTCGTTACATTTCCATGTACGAGTACACAAGTCCATCCGACGAACCCACCCATCTTTTTATCAACGGACTATCATTCGACGCTCCAGTAACAGAGTTCGCTAAGGTGGGGTCCAGTGAAATATGGTATGTGATTAATCTAACAGAGGATAATCACCCGCTTCATGTACATCTAGGATTGTTTAAGGTATTGGAGCAAACAAAATTGCTGGATTTTGATAAGTTTAAGGATTGTATGGCCAACAAAAACAACGCAgagaggtgtaatgtacacaaaCATGCACGGGGTAAAAAATTAGATGTAACAAAGCATGAAAGAGGGTGGAAGAATGTGTTCAAAATGTGGCCAGGTTATGCAACAAAGATATATGTGAGATTCTCTTACATTCATACCAACGCTTCCTACCCTTTTGATGCTACTAAGGACCCTGGTTATGTCTACCATTGCCAC ATACTGGATCATGAGGATAATGTCATGATGCGGCCGTTTAAGTTGGTAAACTAG
- the LOC110790250 gene encoding uncharacterized protein has translation MSLSISSTCSPLSWRNCSHRTPKITTPAAFFRHGCRSTNQTALQFNSSAPDSLFTQRFGFCISGAKLGFRVKAENSGGEIKMSEEEKLEELRGKSTMPDRFRHLTKEAPSPPLRWPWFVALAFLIYAWRSVLWELSNWRKLLLGIFQFVGYLSKLVLAFIFHFIGDPITYTVLFVESTVYAIHSFYSSIVTSAPIPQLTFIIMLASTVLAIGEAASPDSIKCQPYLLTAAGIIGYGAVRGFITEPVFLLMLVGLFSYSRFLKKRDNVCSALPIATVLASVGEPWVRIMAIISFTALAIYHHSKNLKQVNEVSEVTSFRGKVPLPLLGVALAIGIRVAAKWAGYRHLTWMII, from the exons ATGTCTTTGTCGATATCTAGCACCTGTTCTCCGCTTTCATGGCGAAACTGCAGTCACCGAACTCCTAAAATCACAACCCCTGCCGCATTTTTCCGCCATGGGTGCAGGAGCACTAATCAAACAGCCCTTCAATTCAACTCTTCTGCACCAGATTCTTTGTTTACCCAACGATTTGGGTTCTGCATTTCTGGGGCCAAATTGGGATTTCGTGTGAAAGCTGAGAACAGTGGAGGAGAGATAAAGATGAGTGAGGAAGAAAAATTGGAAGAATTGAGGGGGAAGAGTACAATGCCTGATAGGTTTAGGCACTTGACTAAGGAAGCTCCTTCTCCCCCTCTTCGTTGGCCTTGGTTTGTAg CGCTGGCATTTCTCATCTATGCATGGAGATCAGTCCTGTGGGAACTTTCTAATTGGCGGAAGCTGTTATTGGGCATTTTTCAGTTTGTTGGATACCTATCAAAACTTGTGCTGGCGTTTATATTCCATTTTATAGGTGACCCAATCACGTACACTGTTCTCTTTGTTGAGTCTACAGTTTATGCCATCCACTCCTTTTACTCCAGTATAGTGACGTCTGCTCCAATACCACAATTAACCTTTATCATTATGCTCGCTTCTACTGTACTGGCGATTGGAGAAGCAGCTTCTCCAGACTCAATAAAGTGTCAACCATATCTTCTTACTGCAGCTGGAATCATTGGTTATGGAGCAGTGAGAGGTTTCATCACTGAACCAGTCTTCTTGTTGATGCTTGTTGGACTCTTCAGCTATTCCCGATTTTTGAAGAAAAGGGACAATGTTTGTTCTGCATTACCTATTGCAACTGTACTGGCCTCTGTCGGTGAGCCGTGGGTTAGAATTATGGCAATCATCTCATTTACAGCATTGGCTATTTATCACCATTCAAAGAATCTTAAACAAGTAAATGAAGTATCTGAAGTCACTTCCTTCAGAGGAAAAGTTCCACTTCCTTTGTTGGGTGTCGCATTAGCCATTGGAATCCGTGTTGCTGCTAAGTGGGCTGGTTATCGCCATTTGACATGGATGATTATATAG